A part of Pieris napi chromosome 9, ilPieNapi1.2, whole genome shotgun sequence genomic DNA contains:
- the LOC125052692 gene encoding uncharacterized protein LOC125052692, producing the protein MWLGVVTTLALLTLAHANNQKTSGRNGYAEWGWQMREQGPGSVGHYYVRLPESEQQVRYIADGSGYHGALAYNTKGPQHSTTSNFALGRRALELDSQISSQVSPGIPNEIQEASATSDLRAEHNPLEFFLLQTHYTAPPNQPPLFQLIPDQNLVQYNPIPNIYFNDLPKAEYYNYVQHKNGVIPDQNNLILLNNNQNEGTQQSHSENVNKPNGQIEVVQVFKDSNCSNNDVKQKNHIDKESAKLELSNGLSTVDGNFGEKEIKPLYRGTVHFKVESPRSNARNEKMYYSSLSTTPNSVTLTEEEGISRLVASTQDLISNDDLLKINHAEESSAIYSQNDDLIKAKPRFSVRSQGTFDSQRTVPQSHVSVSTKYGNIVNTKTQHIKNERNNKQLGEQTFKSPIIVSDADENNFKQKVVNNLISTMVPYLEDGYELVGVRNSLDEDAETSDEDLVNITPRPISQNYLRPITVALRLLESNNTDYQDHDISESENILDTAMPEKERTIIEIQHSIPIEITHINDVEYHREYMDEGRNFNYGNVLHNQYRSSESNNARPNQNTDFNDRPKKNSNDNEQSGNAYSEVHVNPNQQQDNRNYHHEIVQPIIIEKEVPVTKFVDRYIEKQVPYPERVEVVKEVPVDRPVHVPVRYDRIVEKPVEVTRYVDKPYPVEVLKPYPVEVRVPYPVEHKVYVDRPVHVPYAVEKVVEKNVIHPVAIPTPVAVPFPVEQKVLYPVPVEKPVDRIVHKEVPVPYPVEKRVPYPVHHEVKVPVPYPVERRIPVTVEKPVTKIVEKHIKVPVPHPVPYEVQVPKPYPVDRIVERKVPYPVHIDRIVEKKVPVQVPYPVNTVVEKIVEKPVIVTKYVDKPYPVEKRVPYPVDRIVERRVPYPVEVKVPYQQKPDTPYQFEQIDPIYYGYGKGYQNPIQYIPKVSTLQQNQQLQDYMQAQAESQRNYQVQKASDEYLKSLYKQNIPVHSTLWGNQYASTYSYINTTDKNYFPTNYIGSEQKYYGPPPTKAYNFTWEKNQDYDKRRTDRAPKNLRIEYGGFKPPLIPSTEVDLDGNPIKKQT; encoded by the exons acTTCAGGCCGCAATGGATACGCAGAATGGGGCTGGCAAATGCGAGAACAAGGCCCAGGTTCTGTTGGACATTACTATGTCAGACTTCCTGAG TCCGAGCAACAAGTCCGCTATATAGCAGACGGTAGTGGCTACCACGGTGCGCTGGCGTACAACACGAAGGGCCCACAGCACAGCACTACATCAAACTTCGCCCTAGGACGTAGAGCACTGGAGCTAGATTCCCAG ATATCTTCTCAAGTGAGCCCCGGAATTCCAAATGAAATTCAAGAAGCAAGTGCCACCTCTGATTTGCGTGCGGAACATAATCCTCTTGAGTTTTTCCTTCTGCAAACTCATTACACGGCACCTCCTAACCAACCGCCACTATTTCAATTAATACCAGATCAAAATCTTGTTCAATATAATCCAATAcctaatatatactttaacgATTTACCCAAAGCCGAATACTACAACTACGTTCAACATAAAAACGGTGTTATTCCAGACCAGAACAACTTGATCTTACtgaataataatcaaaatgaaGGAACACAGCAGTCTCATAGTGAAAATGTTAACAAACCAAACGGTCAAATAGAGGTAGTACAAGTATTTAAGGATTCTAACTGTTCAAACAATGATGTCAAACAGAAGAATCATATTGATAAAGAATCCGCTAAATTAGAATTGTCAAATGGTTTATCTACAGTAGACGGAAACTTCGgtgaaaaagaaataaaacctcTATATCGAGGTACAGTTCACTTTAAAGTTGAATCACCACGAAGTAATGCtagaaatgaaaaaatgtactattcaaGTTTATCCACTACACCTAATTCCGTAACATTAACTGAAGAAGAAGGTATATCACGGCTTGTTGCTTCTACGCAGGACTTAATATCAAATGACGacttgttaaaaattaatcacgCCGAAGAATCATCAGCCATCTATTCTCAAAACGATGATCTTATTAAAGCAAAACCAAGATTCAGTGTTAGATCTCAAGGTACCTTTGACTCACAGCGAACTGTTCCTCAAAGTCATGTCTCAGTTTCCACTAAGTATggaaatattgtaaatactaaaaCACAACATATAAAGAatgaaagaaataataaacaattaggggaacaaacatttaaatcacCAATAATTGTCTCAGATGCGgatgaaaacaattttaaacaaaaggttgttaacaatttaatatctaCAATGGTTCCATACTTGGAAGACGGTTATGAACTGGTAGGAGTAAGAAACAGCTTAGATGAAGACGCTGAAACTTCTGACGAAGATTTGGTTAACATAACTCCAAGGCCCATCAGCCAAAACTATTTAAGACCAATCACGGTTGCTCTGAGGCTTTTGGAATCAAATAATACCGATTATCAAGACCATGACATATCTGAAAGTGAAAACATCCTAGATACAGCCATGCCTGAAAAGGAAAGAACAATAATAGAAATCCAACATTCAATACCTATTGAAATAACTCATATAAACGATGTTGAATATCATCGCGAGTACATGGATGAGGgtagaaattttaattatggcAATGTCCTACATAACCAATATAGATCATCAGAATCCAATAATGCACGACCCAATCAAAATACAGACTTTAACGATAGACCAAAGAAGAATTCTAATGATAATGAACAATCAGGCAATGCTTACAGTGAAGTTCATGTAAATCCAAACCAACAACAAGATAATAGAAATTATCATCATGAAATAGTTCAGccaattataattgaaaaagaAGTTCCTGTTACCAAATTCGTCGACAGATATATTGAAAAGCAAGTGCCATACCCAGAACGGGTAGAAGTTGTAAAAGAGGTACCAGTAGATAGACCTGTGCATGTTCCTGTGAGATACGATAGAATTGTTGAAAAACCAGTAGAGGTCACTCGATACGTCGATAAACCTTACCCTGTAGAGGTATTGAAGCCATACCCGGTTGAAGTGAGAGTTCCATATCCCGTCGAGCATAAAGTATACGTTGATAGGCCAGTTCACGTACCATATGCCGTTGAGAAAGTCGTTGAAAAGAATGTAATACATCCTGTAGCTATACCAACTCCTGTAGCGGTACCTTTTCCAGTAGAGCAAAAAGTCCTCTATCCAGTACCTGTTGAAAAACCAGTAGATAGAATAGTTCATAAAGAGGTACCAGTACCCTATCCAGTGGAAAAGAGAGTACCGTATCCCGTCCACCACGAAGTGAAAGTACCTGTGCCTTACCCAGTAGAGAGACGGATACCAGTGACAGTTGAAAAACCAGTAACAAAAATTGTCGAAAAGCACATTAAAGTACCTGTACCGCATCCGGTCCCGTATGAAGTTCAGGTGCCAAAACCGTATCCAGTTGACAGAATCGTTGAGAGAAAAGTGCCTTATCCAGTTCACATTGACAGAATAGTCGAGAAAAAGGTTCCAGTACAAGTACCATACCCGGTAAATACTGTCGTTGAGAAAATAGTTGAAAAGCCTGTCATAGTAACGAAATATGTTGATAAACCTTATCCTGTGGAGAAAAGGGTACCGTATCCGGTGGACAGAATTGTTGAAAGAAGAGTACCATACCCGGTTGAAGTTAAGGTACCATACCAGCAAAAGCCAGACACGCCGTACCAATTTGAACAGATTGATCCGATTTACTATGGATATGGGAAGGGTTACCAAAATCCAATACAGTACATTCCAAAAGTTTCCACTCTTCAGCAAAACCAACAGCTCCAAGATTATATGCAGGCCCAAGCCGAGTCCCAACGTAATTATCAAGTTCAAAAAGCTAGCGATGAGTATTTAAAGAGtttatacaaacaaaacattCCCGTTCATTCGACGCTATGGGGTAACCAGTACGCTTCAACATACTCTTATATAAATACCACAGATAAGAACTATTTCCCTACAAACTATATTGGAAGTGAACAGAAATATTACGGTCCACCGCCTACCAAAGCATATAATTTTACTTGGGAGAAAAATCAGGACTATGATAAACGAAGAACTGATAGAGCCcctaaaaatttaagaatagaGTATGGCGGATTTAAACCACCATTGATACCGAGTACAGAAGTCGATTTGGATGGAAATCCAATAAAGAAACAGACTTAA